From the Sebastes fasciatus isolate fSebFas1 chromosome 3, fSebFas1.pri, whole genome shotgun sequence genome, one window contains:
- the foxe1 gene encoding forkhead box protein E1 codes for MIMPVVKVEKDSAADNTLSSSNAPLQTEEQPRGRRRKRPLQRGKPPYSYIALISMAIANNPDRKLTLGGIYKFITERFPFYRDNSKKWQNSIRHNLTLNDCFIKIPREPGRPGKGNYWALDPNAEDMFESGSFLRRRKRFKRCDFSTYTSYVHETPVFSPVQIARSAAYTNSVYNNMTVSPAYGQQLHSYYPSSSPPGFGPGQTRMFSINNLIGNQTPGPEVMQQPGRSFSPEGLPNVSSPCSLGAPAFQSQPCGGAVSSRSSTHPGFTYSGPNGHPHHHTHQGSYGQGHPQGYAATGRLHSSAHGSVESSMDHYGRVSPVQLGSFSPYNSAAGPIANTGGYLRHPTYPGNMDRFVSAI; via the coding sequence ATGATAATGCCGGTGGTCAAAGTGGAGAAAGACTCTGCAGCAGACAACACCTTGTCTTCCTCCAACGCTCCGCTGCAGACCGAGGAGCAGCCCAGAGGTCGCAGGAGGAAGAGACCTCTCCAGCGAGGGAAACCCCCTTACAGCTACATCGCACTCATTTCCATGGCCATAGCCAACAACCCTGACCGCAAGCTGACTTTGGGGGGCATCTACAAGTTCATCACAGAGCGCTTCCCCTTCTACAGAGACAATTCAAAGAAATGGCAGAACTCCATCCGCCATAACTTGACTCTCAATGATTGCTTTATCAAGATCCCCCGAGAGCCGGGGCGGCCAGGGAAGGGCAACTACTGGGCCTTAGACCCCAACGCAGAGGACATGTTTGAGAGCGGCAGCTTCCTGAGGCGCAGGAAGAGGTTTAAGCGCTGTGACTTCAGCACATACACCTCATATGTCCACGAGACACCAGTTTTCTCTCCTGTCCAGATTGCCAGATCAGCCGCTTACACCAACTCAGTCTACAACAACATGACAGTCAGTCCGGCCTACGGGCAGCAGCTGCACTCCTACTAcccctcttcatctcctcctggGTTTGGACCTGGTCAGACCCGCATGTTCAGCATCAATAACCTCATAGGAAACCAGACTCCAGGGCCAGAGGTGATGCAGCAGCCCGGCCGGAGCTTCAGTCCCGAGGGGCTCCCGAACGTATCCAGTCCCTGCAGCCTGGGAGCCCCGGCTTTCCAGAGCCAACCATGCGGAGGGGCCGTATCATCACGCTCCTCTACGCATCCCGGGTTCACCTACTCCGGTCCGAACGGCCACCCACACCACCATACACACCAGGGCTCGTATGGACAGGGCCACCCCCAGGGGTATGCAGCGACAGGACGCCTCCATTCCTCAGCCCACGGGTCTGTGGAGTCCAGCATGGACCATTATGGCAGGGTCTCCCCAGTGCAGTTGGGCTCTTTCTCCCCGTATAACAGTGCTGCAGGTCCTATCGCCAACACTGGGGGTTACCTGAGACACCCAACGTACCCAGGGAATATGGACAGGTTTGTGTCCGCTATCTGA
- the spag5 gene encoding sperm-associated antigen 5: MSSRKSSVSGEGLPSSRCGERTPLKSVQNEMLHLSTPSSRLKSKSLLNADVVKPTKGDVPLCDPEPHLQSPPSTKVIQINASTIDVATTETACGLGDVTFKSFVCPGGEIEVADSSVCAEESIILSNDQAMKNTHETEDTVISDSVIVQSCSDHIEHPYYNPEMKDASFVDNVAACLCEISNPTLPSGDLDDGRVIQKECCGKKDVTWKSFVCDGGEVEVSDVTTLQDETIPLPKAQLGEPLQDDSVNLTNLSDCGQLCQAENADHPYFNSENGDCAITSFSETTDGSKKPADGLSDITFKSFNCTGGVIEISDGTKLADETVPLPADQTTNCGESYNYGIDPSMLASDQDVQNGNHVDHQYCNIENYRLGEPLPFSLDVVEEVKQISLVVPDSQTARSDVEISDSTQLSQKTPAMTDDQAVIGQLLDDNGVPTSVTQDHIQDEQPNSHVEKAEVVVDTVPPAISTSSLTNASFKPLDDKSVNCQMQETSKKDSMHPEDSASPSMLHRTESPNSSHVAALAETPTPVEVDVGSVSQVHNSSGYHESSEAKDSALGSSGNGPVLCNSAEKPQAANLPDVLKVLSECPSIASGFQFGILSPAVRRASLAVLKAFKVPALDQFLADDSALEDEKSVLAPFNVDPARLWAEHLESPMPRPLFNSTAVGCKPQPDPVNHPVEEVGGKPCAESQSEVKKPVLDIPLIPDGPLQQQLRQMAEFLFLASGKMVPAAVSAPVPPPAAVKVPSAKATPAESHSACVGTTPVKWLDHSSNTSGQFVRKRDFSVVDSCTLTDPLLWNLPPGSLECLPRQELEQRLRSSMIMVEALVQQLEASRANGCPSAGPAPSDLREKLVQTDHTELSQTTMYRDLYLEALSRIGELELDGSSLQNLIQCMQDMRVTMTSLSCDTDVALSNMKQMGDVVRGDHQSLVSHYGQMKSLLKKTKETQTTMMQKVKDAFRQRDDMRLQMEDAFTTKEAAFSAMEQLRTHCASEISELENIVGSQQELSAALHQTYPEQVALRQTYTEVLNSASDVLSTTMEEQSSLMKELCTVRALLKKTTPILLKLNEKAAAALRERDEHLSERDQAVEEREQIEEECNQTHMNLQAATEQIGDLNLQVTILTSEMGVVRQKLTEREEERGLLERKVTELSATVSSTFASYTFLEQALAAETTKLRQSWRDIQQAKDRANELETSLGQSAQRVHELSRALAQSEEQLSQLQVVSQSQNMQIQQLQEVCTQLSGVGEMNEFLQVENEFAREQMSESERVLRANLQGLRERNIQCEDLKGELGQLQLENRSLQEELETTRSRAGATQLELGQKLAQAVTEITLLHHTLRGLTNELHASLNDQKPEPQKDKESQPVLTVERRHPSSSFVDSIMVALTAEKEDEVATETPPGSVPSDMPEPQCETLFSGTSAFTRIAVTPKKNLNAVEFDPEEDEEDEDEQSSVAELFTDLGGTVAELISTVKLLQQRRDAQLHGMHNTISGLQVEQQAANNRHKAEVFQLKHQLSRLNSQLERGNQALQQKAQDEKTMAKLMADIQETQETLNKHKTDSNELRIEVIELRRSLKQSTVESKFLQEELRKAGSQSDNPAHFMEEKIQLLREVERLKLNLQEAEQARVKLLDRAKRHQNIHQANQLKSENELQMLNKVLNKVRETLLSLPVAMKNCEQLQQLVEYIG; the protein is encoded by the exons ATGTCCTCCAGGAAGTCAAGTGTCAGTGGGGAAGGCTTG CCTTCAAGCAGATGTGGAGAGCGTACCCCTCTGAAAAGTGTGCAGAATGAAATGCTGCATCTGTCGACTCCATCATCGAGGTTGAAATCAAAATCACTGCTCAATGCTGATGTTGTGAAACCGACAAAG GGCGATGTTCCTCTCTGTGACCCCGAGCCCCACTTGCAATCTCCTCCATCCACCAAAGTGATTCAAATCAATGCTTCCACTATTGATGTAGCAACTACTGAGACAGCTTGTGGGCTTGGAGATGTAACATTTAAATCCTTTGTCTGTCCTGGTGGGGAGATCGAGGTTGCAGACTCCTCAGTGTGTGCCGAAGAGAGTATTATTTTATCCAATGACCAGGCTATGAAAAACACGCATGAAACAGAAGATACAGTCATCTCTGACAGTGTAATAGTTCAGTCATGCAGTGACCACATTGAACACCCCTATTACAATCCTGAGATGAAAGATGCTTCTTTTGTTGACAATGTCGCAGCATGTCTTTGTGAAATTTCAAACCCTACACTGCCATCTGGAGATTTGGATGATGGACGCGTCATACAGAAAGAATGCTGTGGAAAGAAAGATGTCACTTGGAAATCCTTTGTCTGTGATGGCGGTGAGGTGGAAGTTTCTGATGTCACCACACTACAAGATGAGACCATTCCTCTGCCAAAGGCGCAGCTGGGTGAACCTTTACAAGATGACAGTGTAAATTTAACAAATCTCTCTGACTGTGGCCAACtctgtcaagcggaaaatgcagATCATCCCTACTTTAACAGCGAAAATGGTGATTGTGCCATCACCTCCTTCTCTGAAACCACAGATGGCTCTAAAAAGCCTGCTGATGGACTGAGTGATATAACCTTCAAATCATTTAACTGCACTGGAGGTGTGATTGAAATTTCAGATGGCACCAAACTTGCAGATGAGACTGTTCCTCTACCAGCTGACCAAACTACGAACTGTGGCGAGTCATACAACTATGGTATAGATCCAAGCATGTTAGCTAGTGACCAAGATGTGCAAAATGGTAATCATGTAGATCACCAATACTGTAATATTGAAAATTACCGATTGGGGGAACCATTACCATTCAGCCTTGATGTTGTGGAGGAGGTTAAACAGATAAGCTTGGTGGTACCTGATAGCCAGACTGCCAGAAGTGACGTTGAAATATCAGATAGCACCCAGTTGTCTCAGAAGACGCCCGCTATGACTGACGACCAGGCTGTGATCGGCCAGCTCCTTGATGACAATGGTGTACCTACTTCCGTTACACAGGATCACATTCAAGATGAACAACCTAACAGCCATGTGGAAAAGGCTGAAGTTGTGGTAGATACCGTCCCACCAGCTATCAGTACATCTTCACTGACTAACGCATCTTTCAAGCCATTGGATGATAAATCTGTTAACTGTCAAATGCAAGAAACATCAAAAAAGGACTCGATGCATCCTGAAGACAGTGCATCGCCTTCAATGCTTCATAGAACTGAGTCGCCTAACAGCAGCCATGTTGCGGCTCTGGCAGAGACTCCTACACCTGTTGAAGTTGATGTGGGAAGTGTCTCTCAAGTGCACAACAGCAGTGGATACCATGAATCCAGTGAGGCAAAAGACAGCGCTCTTGGTTCATCTGGCAATGGACCTGTTCTTTGCAACTCTGCAGAAAAACCTCAGGCAGCAAACCTCCCTGATGTTTTGAAAGTGCTGTCAGAGTGTCCTTCAATCGCATCAGGCTTTCAGTTTGGGATCCTCAGTCCTGCTGTTCGTAGAGCCTCACTCGCTGTATTAAAGGCGTTTAAGGTTCCTGCTTTGGACCAATTTTTGGCTGACGATTCTGCtctcgaggatgaaaagagcGTGTTGGCCCCTTTTAATGTTGACCCCGCCAGGCTATGGGCAGAGCACTTGGAGAGCCCCATGCCACGTCCTCTGTTTAACTCTACAGCAGTAGGTTGCAAGCCCCAGCCAGACCCAGTCAATCATCCAGTTGAGGAGGTGGGTGGAAAGCCTTGTGCAGAGTCTCAATCTGAAGTTAAGAAGCCGGTTTTGGATATTCCTTTGATTCCAGACGGtcccctccagcagcagctccggCAGATGGCAGAGTTCCTTTTCTTGGCGTCAGGAAAGATGGTTCCTGCTGCCGTCTCTGCTCCCGTTCCGCCTCCTGCTGCTGTCAAGGTCCCATCTGCAAAAGCTACTCCTGCAGAATCCCACAGTGCATGTGTGGGCACCACTCCTGTTAAATGGTTGGACCACAGCTCCAATACATCTGGCCAATTTGTGAGAAAGAGGGATTTCTCTGTGGTTGATTCCTGCACTCTAACTGACCCTCTCTTGTGGAA CCTGCCTCCAGGCAGCCTAGAGTGTCTCCCCAGACAAGAGCTGGAGCAGAGGTTAAGATCTAGCATGATCATGGTAGAGGCTCTTGTGCAGCAGTTGGAAGCATCAAGGGCAAATGGATGTCCGTCTGCTGGCCCTGCACCATCAGACCTACGGGAGAAACTAGTGCAGACAGACCACACTGAACTCAGTCAG ACCACAATGTACAGAGACCTATATTTGGAGGCTCTGAGCAGGATTGGTGAGTTGGAGTTGGACGGAAGTTCTCTACAGAACCTCATCCAGTGTATGCAGGACATGAGGGTCACCATG ACTTCTTTGAGTTGTGACACGGATGTTGCTCTCTCTAACATGAAGCAAATGGGAGACGTTGTCAGAGGGGACCATCAAAGCCTCGTTTCACAT TACGGTCAGATGAAGTCTCTATTGAAGAAAACAAAGGAGACGCAGACAACAATGATGCAGAAGGTCAAAGATGCTTTTCGCCAAAGAGATGACATGAGGCTACAGATGGAGGACGCCTTCACAACCAAGGAGGCG GCCTTCAGTGCGATGGAACAGCTCAGGACGCATTGTGCCTCAGAAATCTCAGAGCTGGAGAATATTGTGGGCTCTCAGCAAGAACTGTCAGCAGCCCTACACCAGACTTATCCAGAGCAG GTTGCATTAAGGCAGACCTACACTGAAGTGCTGAATTCTGCTTCTgatgttttgtccacaaccaTGGAGGAACAATCCAGTTTGATGAAAGAA CTCTGCACAGTCAGAGCGCTTCTGAAGAAAACTACTCCCATCCTCCTGAAGCTGAATGAGAAGGCAGCTGCtgctttgagagagagggacGAACATCTGTCTGAACGAGACCAAGCTgttgaagagagagagcag ATCGAGGAAGAATGTAACCAAACTCACATGAATCTCCAAGCTGCCACAGAGCAGATTGGTGATTTAAATCTGCAGGTGACAATTCTGACGTCAG AAATGGGTGTGGTGCGTCAGAAGCtaacagaaagagaggaagagaggggtcTGCTGGAGAGGAAAGTGACGGAGCTTTCTGCCACAGTTTCCTCCACGTTTGCCTCCTACACCTTCCTGGAGCAGGCCCTTGCTGCTGAGACTACAAA GTTGCGGCAGTCATGGAGGGACATCCAGCAAGCCAAGGACAGAGCAAATGA GTTGGAGACGTCACTGGGTCAGTCGGCGCAGCGTGTGCATGAGCTCAGTCGGGCTCTGGCTCAAAGTGAGGAACAGCTCAGTCAGCTGCAGGTCGTCTCACAATCCCAGAACATGCAGATCCAGCAGCTCCAGGAAGTCTGTACTCAACTCAGTGGTGTGGGGGAGATGAACGAG TTCCTACAGGTGGAGAACGAGTTTGCGAGGGAGCAGATGTCTGAAAGTGAGCGTGTGCTGAGGGCCAACCTGCAGGGGCTCCGGGAGAGGAACATCCAGTGTGAGGACCTAAAAGGAGAACTTGGTCAACTTCA GCTTGAGAACAGGAGTTtgcaggaggagctggaaaCCACAAGGTCCAGAGCTGGTGCCACCCAGCTGGAGCTTGGACAGAAACTGGCACAGgcggtcactgaaataactttgCTGCATCACACACTGCGGGGACTGACCAATGAACTACATGCATCTCTCAATGACCAG aaaccaGAACCACAGAAGGATAAAGAGTCTCAACCAGTCCTGACCGTTGAGCGTCGTCACCCCTCCAGCTCTTTTGTCGACAGCATCATGGTTGCATTAACTGCTGAGAAGGAGGATGAGGTCGCAACAGAGACACCGCCTGGATCAG TCCCCTCAGACATGCCCGAGCCACAATGTGAAACTTTGTTCAGTGGGACGAGCGCCTTCACCCGCATTGCAGTCACCCCTAAAAAGAATCTGAATGCAGTAGAGTTTGATcctgaggaggacgaggaggacgaggacgagcaGAGCAGCGTGGCAGAGCTGTTTACTGACCTGGGCGGCACCGTCGCAGAGCTCATCAGCACTGTGAAGCTGTTGCAACAGCGTAGAGATGCTCAGCTGCACGGGATGCACAACACCAT CTCTGGCCTGCAGGTGGAGCAGCAGGCTGCAAACAATAGACACAAGGCGGAGGTGTTTCAGCTGAAGCATCAGCTCAGCCGCCTGAACAGCCAGCTTGAGAGGGGAAATCAGgcgctgcagcagaaagctcaG GATGAGAAAACTATGGCAAAGCTGATGGCAGACATACAAGAGACCCAGGAAACTCTAAATAAGCACAAGACTGACAGCAAC GAATTGCGGATTGAGGTGATTGAGCTTCGTCGTTCTCTCAAGCAGTCAACGGTGGAGTCTAAATTCCTGCAGGAGGAGTTGAGAAAAGCTGGTAGCCAATCAGATAACCCGGCACATTTCATGGAAGAGAAGATCCAGTTATTGAGAGAG GTGGAGAGACTGAAGTTGAATCTTCAGGAGGCGGAGCAGGCCAGAGTTAAGCTCCTTGATAGAGCAAAGAGACAT CAAAACATCCACCAGGCCAACCAGCTGAAAAGTGAGAATGAGCTCCAGATGTTAAACAAAGTCCTGAATAAAGTCAGAGAG ACTCTGCTGTCTCTGCCGGTGGCCATGAAGAATTGTGAACAACTCCAACAGCTCGTCGAATACATCGGCtga